From the genome of Muricauda sp. SCSIO 64092, one region includes:
- a CDS encoding GNAT family N-acetyltransferase — protein sequence MPKYLLEHQETERLLFRKVVPKDFDSWLPFHKNPESTRFWEGLPKDPIKACQQQFDRIFERYEHDLGGMNALILKETDELVGICGLLVQEVDKKTELEIGYSILPEHWRKGYAFEAAFKCKTYAKQHAFAESVISIIHIANIPSQKVALKNGMFLDTTTQYKENPVHIYRVVF from the coding sequence ATGCCAAAATACCTATTGGAACATCAGGAAACGGAGCGCTTACTGTTCCGAAAAGTGGTTCCCAAGGATTTTGATTCCTGGTTGCCATTCCATAAAAACCCAGAGAGCACGAGATTTTGGGAAGGACTGCCCAAAGATCCCATTAAAGCCTGCCAACAACAATTTGACCGAATTTTTGAACGGTATGAACATGATTTGGGTGGGATGAACGCCCTAATCTTAAAGGAAACCGACGAGCTGGTAGGTATTTGTGGGCTTTTGGTCCAAGAAGTGGACAAAAAGACAGAGCTAGAAATAGGGTATTCCATTTTGCCGGAACATTGGAGAAAAGGTTACGCCTTTGAGGCAGCCTTTAAATGCAAGACCTATGCCAAGCAACACGCTTTTGCCGAAAGCGTAATTTCCATTATCCACATAGCTAATATCCCTTCCCAAAAGGTCGCACTTAAAAATGGTATGTTCTTGGACACCACAACCCAGTACAAAGAAAATCCTGTCCATATCTATAGAGTGGTGTTTTAA
- a CDS encoding DinB family protein, translating to MEKVHIIQELVKHHQHFIHTLQSLSDTDFQRKPGEKWRAGQQLGHIIKSVKPVNMAFGLPMFVLKMKFGTANRPSTSYEALVKKYLKVLEEKQDYVLPDRFAPEEIPLKRKGQKLKELKGLVQKLTSRLARFSEEGLDSHILPHPVLGKLTLREMLYFTIYHVQHHDKQILENLNTHKNAEKSRSPKS from the coding sequence ATGGAGAAGGTACACATTATTCAAGAACTCGTAAAACACCATCAGCATTTTATACATACCCTGCAATCCCTTTCAGATACCGATTTTCAAAGAAAACCAGGTGAAAAATGGAGGGCAGGGCAACAATTGGGGCACATTATAAAATCGGTAAAACCTGTAAACATGGCTTTTGGCCTACCTATGTTTGTGTTGAAAATGAAGTTTGGTACGGCCAACCGACCCAGTACATCTTACGAAGCCCTGGTTAAAAAATACCTAAAGGTACTTGAAGAAAAGCAGGACTATGTATTGCCCGATCGATTTGCCCCAGAAGAAATTCCCCTTAAACGAAAAGGGCAAAAACTCAAAGAGTTAAAGGGTCTGGTCCAAAAATTGACTTCCCGATTGGCCAGATTCTCGGAAGAAGGGTTGGACTCGCATATTCTTCCCCATCCGGTGCTGGGGAAACTTACTTTGCGGGAAATGTTATATTTTACCATATACCACGTACAACATCACGACAAACAGATTTTGGAAAATCTAAATACCCATAAGAATGCAGAAAAGTCTCGATCTCCCAAATCCTGA
- a CDS encoding DUF192 domain-containing protein, with protein sequence MKIVVVVLTLFLSNCKERQTQEIKTEEITFSKEGTLQVFRKDSLLVTLDMEFAETDYEVQTGLMYRQSMRDNQGMLFIFPDVAMHSFYMKNTEFPLDIIFIDENQRIASFQKNAQPLNEAGLSSVVPVKFVLEINAGLSDQWNLMEGDSITYTKD encoded by the coding sequence TTGAAAATAGTTGTTGTGGTCCTGACGCTTTTCCTTTCCAATTGTAAGGAAAGGCAAACCCAGGAAATTAAGACGGAAGAAATTACCTTTTCCAAAGAGGGCACGCTTCAAGTTTTTAGAAAGGACTCCCTACTGGTTACTTTGGATATGGAATTTGCCGAAACGGACTACGAGGTACAGACCGGACTGATGTACCGCCAGTCCATGAGGGACAATCAAGGGATGCTGTTCATTTTTCCCGATGTTGCCATGCATTCCTTTTACATGAAGAATACCGAATTTCCATTGGACATTATTTTTATCGATGAAAATCAACGTATTGCCAGCTTCCAAAAAAATGCACAACCTCTAAATGAAGCCGGACTTTCCTCTGTAGTACCGGTAAAGTTTGTTTTGGAAATCAATGCGGGGCTTTCCGACCAATGGAACCTCATGGAAGGCGATAGCATCACCTACACAAAAGACTAA
- a CDS encoding T9SS type B sorting domain-containing protein, which produces MRTLFCAISCLFVMGFHLNAQNSPDCRTAIPICADATIDGVVDGGGDVDDFDPDVIRQTGCLEKGSVISANIENNTAWYVFRAGTDGQIGFHIEALGSPVTAEYDFALYGPFDQTTGANFCGNISNGTEQPIRCNYEVNDTNFTGMGVNPENGQVGAPNVTGSQNTYDEFLDVIAGEVYFLLINNFNTNFNGDAESFTLTFTGNSVEADQNTALDCTLRDEFLGFDIIACEGDPTIVLSALNSPAGSEIANITWRVDRDNDGIIDEILVDRSINEEDRTFTVESPNSGRYFVTIETTFGETITDDILITFYGIPVLLPGEDGIIVREDLTNADDPDRYVVEFVVDGTGDYEYAINGGEFQDEPIFLDVPPGLNTVIINDKNGCGTTEPIEFLVVGYPKFFTPNGDAFNNFWEVKGIEELINPTIFIFDRYGKLLKQLGQTDTGWDGTFNGRQLPSSDYWFRLDYERTEQTVIVAKTVRNHFSLVR; this is translated from the coding sequence ATGCGAACACTATTTTGTGCTATCTCTTGCCTGTTTGTTATGGGTTTTCACCTGAATGCCCAGAATTCCCCGGACTGTAGGACCGCTATCCCCATATGTGCCGATGCCACCATAGATGGGGTGGTTGATGGCGGGGGTGACGTTGATGACTTTGATCCAGATGTAATTCGGCAGACCGGATGCTTGGAAAAGGGTAGTGTCATTTCGGCCAATATAGAGAACAACACGGCCTGGTATGTATTTAGGGCTGGAACCGATGGTCAAATAGGGTTTCATATCGAGGCCCTGGGATCACCCGTAACCGCGGAGTATGATTTTGCGCTGTACGGTCCATTTGACCAAACAACCGGTGCCAATTTCTGCGGCAATATCAGTAATGGTACGGAACAACCTATCCGTTGTAATTACGAAGTAAACGATACCAACTTTACGGGAATGGGGGTGAACCCTGAAAATGGACAGGTAGGTGCGCCCAATGTCACAGGGAGTCAAAATACCTATGATGAGTTCCTGGACGTGATTGCAGGGGAGGTGTACTTCTTGCTTATCAACAACTTCAACACCAATTTTAATGGTGATGCGGAATCTTTTACCCTAACCTTTACCGGGAATTCCGTTGAAGCGGATCAAAATACCGCATTGGACTGTACGTTAAGGGACGAATTCCTTGGTTTTGATATCATTGCTTGCGAGGGTGACCCGACCATTGTGCTGTCCGCCCTAAACTCCCCAGCAGGTAGCGAGATAGCCAACATTACATGGAGAGTCGATAGAGATAATGATGGAATTATTGATGAGATATTGGTTGATAGATCAATAAATGAGGAGGATCGGACGTTCACGGTAGAAAGTCCTAATTCCGGTCGTTATTTTGTGACCATAGAAACTACCTTTGGAGAAACCATCACGGATGATATTTTGATTACTTTTTATGGTATCCCTGTGCTGTTGCCTGGTGAAGATGGTATTATTGTTAGGGAGGATTTGACCAATGCGGATGATCCGGATCGCTATGTTGTTGAGTTTGTTGTTGATGGTACCGGGGATTATGAATATGCCATAAACGGGGGCGAATTTCAAGATGAACCCATTTTTTTGGACGTTCCTCCCGGTCTTAATACAGTGATCATCAACGATAAAAATGGCTGTGGTACCACTGAACCCATCGAATTTCTTGTAGTGGGCTATCCCAAGTTTTTTACCCCCAATGGTGATGCGTTCAACAATTTTTGGGAGGTCAAGGGGATTGAGGAACTCATCAATCCCACCATATTCATTTTTGACCGCTACGGAAAGTTGTTGAAGCAGTTGGGGCAAACGGATACTGGTTGGGATGGGACCTTTAATGGTAGGCAATTGCCATCTTCGGATTATTGGTTTAGGCTGGATTATGAGCGTACTGAGCAAACGGTTATTGTTGCCAAAACCGTTAGGAACCATTTTTCATTGGTTCGATAA
- a CDS encoding glycosyltransferase — MQKIHVKPGAKLQDYKAYGSLYSLVLDFLEQSKEAIASIQGSTIWMINSTAIGGGVAEMLPSQMRILRELGVSIEWLVIEAKDEAFFDLTKRIHNAIHGSGDGKFTPSDREVYEAVNKQNLPKALDLIADGDIVVVHDPQPMPLAAMLKKEKKVPIIWRCHIGLEENTGVTDAVWEFLSPYTDDYDHFIFSLPSYVPKSLKSKTSIIPPAIDPLSHKNRALQLHKSIGILYQSGVLDDHKAILYHRYNHLVRRIMPDGSFGSPNQNSNLNLIYRPFVTEISRWDRLKGFKELMEAFIKMKKENQAHGDPESLDYKRIQMTLLVMAGPDPAFVSDDPEGQAVLNELTKAYMALDPEMQNDIAILLLPLDNPKENALIVNALQRASSIIVQNSIQEGFGLTATEGMWKRKPLLVSGAAGLKFQVEHNKTGKINEDPTDIDSLSKTLAYMLNHTKERDKWGFNGQTRVIQHFTLFSQLISWLKVFEEQRLH, encoded by the coding sequence ATGCAGAAAATCCATGTAAAACCAGGCGCCAAACTTCAAGACTACAAAGCTTACGGCTCATTATATTCCTTGGTACTCGATTTTTTGGAACAATCCAAAGAAGCCATAGCATCCATTCAGGGCAGCACTATTTGGATGATCAATTCCACGGCGATCGGTGGAGGCGTGGCGGAAATGCTACCAAGTCAAATGCGAATACTTCGTGAATTGGGTGTTTCCATTGAATGGTTGGTAATCGAAGCCAAAGACGAAGCCTTTTTTGACCTAACAAAGCGCATACACAATGCAATTCATGGAAGTGGGGATGGTAAATTTACCCCCAGTGACCGTGAAGTCTACGAAGCTGTCAACAAACAAAACCTGCCCAAGGCCCTTGATCTTATAGCTGATGGTGATATTGTTGTGGTACACGACCCACAACCCATGCCATTGGCAGCAATGCTAAAGAAAGAGAAAAAGGTCCCCATTATCTGGCGATGTCATATTGGATTGGAAGAGAATACCGGGGTAACCGATGCAGTTTGGGAGTTTCTATCCCCCTATACGGATGATTATGATCATTTTATCTTTAGCCTTCCCTCCTATGTGCCAAAATCACTTAAAAGCAAAACAAGTATCATTCCTCCGGCCATTGATCCCTTAAGCCACAAAAACAGGGCATTGCAGCTCCATAAATCCATCGGAATTTTGTATCAATCAGGAGTATTGGATGATCATAAGGCCATTTTGTACCACAGGTACAATCATCTGGTACGGAGAATAATGCCGGATGGCTCCTTTGGTTCACCCAATCAAAACAGCAATCTTAACCTCATCTACAGGCCTTTTGTTACGGAAATATCAAGGTGGGATCGCCTAAAGGGGTTCAAGGAACTTATGGAGGCCTTTATCAAGATGAAAAAAGAAAACCAGGCACACGGTGATCCGGAAAGTTTGGACTACAAACGCATACAAATGACACTCCTTGTCATGGCAGGACCAGATCCCGCTTTTGTCTCGGACGATCCGGAAGGCCAGGCGGTATTGAATGAACTCACCAAAGCCTATATGGCATTGGATCCTGAGATGCAAAATGATATTGCCATTTTATTGCTTCCCCTGGACAACCCCAAGGAAAATGCCCTTATTGTCAATGCACTGCAAAGGGCTTCGAGCATTATCGTCCAGAACTCCATTCAGGAGGGCTTTGGCCTTACCGCCACAGAAGGCATGTGGAAAAGAAAACCTCTTTTGGTGTCGGGTGCGGCAGGATTAAAATTCCAGGTGGAGCATAATAAAACAGGTAAAATAAATGAGGACCCTACGGATATTGACAGTCTTTCCAAAACCTTGGCTTACATGCTAAACCATACCAAGGAACGGGACAAATGGGGATTTAATGGACAAACGCGGGTAATACAGCACTTTACGCTTTTCAGTCAATTGATTTCTTGGTTAAAAGTCTTTGAAGAACAACGATTGCATTGA
- a CDS encoding ATP-binding cassette domain-containing protein, translating to MTHSHSVILLDNEVKTKKLVSNLTNGTYPDFLWLKTKDIGEFSPYQIEQFMEEEERHDRKVLTKGSGQSLKSMSSGERKKALLHYLIAQNPEVLIVVNSYDSLDRGSQEQLTRNFQDLSQKLSIIQITTRVLDTFPFTQHFFQFKDNLLLKFKKGEGFKSASDRTKPRIGQKAPQPIKSIPLLDECLVEFKNVSVSFGTKPVLKEINWTIKRGEFWQLVGPNGSGKSTLLNLITGDSHKGYGQDLTLFGHKKGSGESVWDLKELIGYFSPAIVDRFRGYHTLEQMIVSGLYDSIGLYTKPSETEIHKATEWLDLLGLKNRKHCYFHELSIGAKRLVMTARALIKHPPLLILDEPTVGLDDAGAAFFVELINTYAQGSDSAIIYVSHRNEPNLRPEKRFELQPSATGSLGFINSS from the coding sequence ATGACCCATAGCCATTCCGTTATCCTACTGGACAATGAAGTAAAAACCAAAAAGTTGGTTTCAAATCTCACCAATGGCACCTATCCCGATTTCCTTTGGTTAAAAACCAAGGACATAGGTGAATTTTCGCCATATCAAATTGAACAGTTCATGGAAGAGGAGGAACGCCATGACCGGAAAGTCCTCACCAAGGGCTCTGGGCAATCCTTAAAATCCATGAGTAGCGGAGAACGGAAAAAAGCCTTGCTTCACTATCTCATAGCCCAAAATCCAGAGGTATTGATTGTGGTGAATTCCTATGATAGCCTGGATAGAGGGAGTCAAGAACAACTTACACGAAATTTTCAAGACCTCAGCCAAAAACTGTCCATCATTCAAATCACGACCAGGGTGTTGGACACTTTCCCTTTCACACAACATTTTTTCCAGTTCAAAGACAATTTGCTCCTAAAATTTAAAAAAGGGGAAGGTTTTAAATCCGCTTCGGACCGGACAAAACCCAGAATCGGTCAAAAAGCTCCCCAGCCCATAAAGTCAATTCCCTTACTGGATGAATGTCTGGTCGAATTTAAAAATGTATCGGTCAGTTTTGGTACGAAACCCGTTCTCAAAGAAATCAATTGGACCATTAAAAGAGGAGAGTTTTGGCAACTGGTCGGTCCAAACGGAAGTGGAAAAAGTACATTGCTCAACCTTATCACTGGAGATAGCCACAAAGGCTATGGACAGGATTTGACCCTATTTGGACACAAAAAGGGAAGTGGGGAAAGTGTCTGGGACCTCAAGGAACTCATTGGCTATTTCTCCCCTGCCATAGTAGATCGATTTAGGGGGTATCACACCTTGGAACAGATGATCGTTTCTGGTCTCTACGATTCAATAGGCCTTTATACCAAGCCTTCTGAAACGGAAATACACAAGGCCACGGAATGGTTGGACCTTCTTGGTCTGAAAAACAGGAAACACTGCTATTTTCATGAACTGAGTATAGGGGCCAAAAGACTGGTAATGACAGCGAGGGCATTGATAAAACATCCACCCTTGCTTATTTTGGATGAACCTACCGTTGGTTTGGATGATGCCGGTGCCGCTTTCTTTGTGGAACTGATCAACACCTATGCCCAAGGAAGTGATTCTGCCATCATCTATGTGTCCCACAGGAACGAGCCCAATTTAAGGCCCGAAAAAAGGTTTGAACTTCAACCATCTGCAACAGGTTCATTGGGTTTTATAAATTCCAGCTGA
- the lgt gene encoding prolipoprotein diacylglyceryl transferase: MHFLGFIWNPDETIFQIGVLQIKYYNLLWILAFVLGWYIMKRIFQNENISLVKLDSLFVYAVVSIMLGARLGHVLFYQSELFVDDPLSILLPIQTTPEFKFTGFAGLASHGAAIGGIIGLYLFSRKNKGMSILWLLDRVTITCAIGGAFVRLGNFFNSEINGKIVDKSFALATKFIRDSDDMPAYKAMQLTKEKTASAAYRALENNPDFSSVLESIPYRHPVQLYEAFGYLLLFVIMYFWMYWKTDLKKKEGFLFGFWLAVMWGPIRFILEFFKKSQGGFEDTWGTFSTGQWLSIPFVLIGLYLMFRPVRK, encoded by the coding sequence ATGCATTTCCTAGGCTTTATTTGGAATCCGGATGAAACCATCTTTCAAATTGGTGTCCTACAAATAAAATATTACAACTTACTTTGGATACTGGCCTTTGTTTTAGGTTGGTACATCATGAAGCGTATCTTCCAAAATGAAAACATATCCTTGGTAAAACTGGATTCCCTCTTTGTGTACGCCGTGGTATCAATCATGTTGGGGGCCAGATTGGGCCATGTACTTTTTTATCAATCAGAGCTTTTTGTAGATGACCCATTGTCCATTCTACTCCCCATACAGACCACACCGGAATTTAAGTTCACCGGATTTGCCGGTCTGGCATCCCATGGGGCCGCAATTGGGGGAATTATAGGACTTTACCTCTTTTCCAGGAAAAATAAGGGGATGAGTATCCTCTGGCTACTGGACCGGGTGACCATTACCTGTGCCATTGGCGGGGCATTTGTTCGATTGGGAAATTTTTTTAACTCGGAAATCAACGGAAAGATAGTGGACAAATCCTTCGCTTTGGCCACTAAATTCATAAGGGATTCCGATGATATGCCCGCCTATAAGGCCATGCAGTTGACCAAGGAAAAGACGGCCAGTGCAGCGTACAGGGCCCTTGAAAACAATCCCGATTTTTCTTCGGTTTTGGAATCCATTCCCTATCGTCATCCCGTTCAGCTATATGAAGCTTTTGGATATCTGCTTTTATTCGTGATCATGTATTTCTGGATGTACTGGAAAACAGACCTTAAAAAAAAGGAAGGCTTTTTGTTCGGTTTTTGGTTGGCCGTTATGTGGGGACCCATCCGTTTTATCCTGGAGTTTTTTAAAAAGAGCCAAGGTGGATTTGAAGATACCTGGGGAACCTTTAGTACCGGACAATGGCTGAGTATTCCTTTTGTATTGATTGGACTGTATTTGATGTTTAGGCCTGTGAGGAAATAG
- the cysS gene encoding cysteine--tRNA ligase, with the protein MPLYEQQTVKVTNSLTGRKETFNPLKKGYVGMYVCGPTVYSNVHLGNCRTFISFDMIFRYFKHLGFKVRYVRNITDAGHLENDADDGEDKIAKKAKLEQLEPMEVVQRYTVDFHDTLQKFNLLPPSIEPTATGHIIEQIEIIKEILGKGFAYEKNGSVYFDVVKFNASHDYGKLSGRKLEDMIANTRELAAQDEKKNPQDFALWKKAEPQHIMRWPSPWGDGFPGWHLECTAMSTKYLGDNFDIHGGGMDLKFPHHECEIAQAEASNGKSPVNYWLHANMLTLNGKKMSKSTGNNIYPSEMFSGKNAILSKAFPPSVVRFFMMQAHYTSILDLSDSALLASEKGYHKLMEAHNTISQLPTGPTSDFDVKTWTQQCYNAMNDDFNTPILIAHLFDAVKRINLIKEGKETITEVDKKELSNTFNSFVFDVLGLEDQSASDGNSQTMEGVVNLLIDLRNQARANKDFETSDKIRDELTALGIQLKDGKDGTTFSIN; encoded by the coding sequence ATGCCACTGTACGAACAGCAAACGGTAAAGGTCACCAATTCACTTACAGGCAGGAAAGAAACCTTCAATCCCTTGAAAAAAGGCTATGTAGGCATGTATGTCTGTGGCCCCACCGTCTACAGTAACGTACATTTGGGGAACTGCCGAACCTTTATATCCTTTGACATGATATTTCGATACTTTAAACATCTTGGTTTTAAGGTGCGCTATGTACGAAATATTACCGATGCCGGACATTTGGAAAACGATGCGGATGATGGGGAGGATAAAATTGCAAAAAAGGCGAAGTTGGAACAATTGGAGCCCATGGAAGTAGTGCAACGCTATACGGTTGACTTTCATGATACCCTTCAAAAATTCAATCTACTCCCCCCCAGTATCGAACCCACGGCCACTGGACATATTATTGAGCAGATCGAAATCATAAAGGAAATTCTCGGGAAAGGATTCGCCTATGAAAAGAACGGCTCGGTATATTTTGATGTTGTCAAATTCAATGCTTCCCATGACTATGGAAAATTGAGCGGACGCAAATTGGAGGACATGATTGCCAATACGCGTGAATTGGCAGCACAGGACGAAAAAAAGAACCCTCAGGATTTTGCGCTTTGGAAGAAAGCGGAACCCCAACATATTATGCGATGGCCGTCCCCTTGGGGCGATGGTTTCCCAGGTTGGCATTTGGAATGTACGGCCATGAGCACCAAATACCTCGGGGATAATTTTGATATTCACGGTGGGGGAATGGATTTGAAGTTCCCGCATCACGAATGTGAAATAGCGCAGGCCGAGGCCAGTAACGGCAAGTCCCCGGTAAACTATTGGCTACATGCGAACATGCTTACCCTGAACGGAAAAAAGATGTCCAAATCCACGGGTAACAATATTTATCCTTCAGAAATGTTCTCAGGGAAGAATGCCATTTTAAGCAAAGCGTTCCCTCCTTCGGTCGTGCGATTTTTTATGATGCAGGCCCATTATACCAGTATCCTGGATTTGAGTGATAGTGCGCTTTTGGCTTCCGAAAAGGGATACCACAAGCTTATGGAAGCCCATAATACCATTTCCCAACTGCCTACGGGTCCAACATCCGATTTTGATGTCAAAACATGGACACAGCAGTGTTATAACGCGATGAACGATGATTTCAACACCCCAATCCTCATCGCCCATTTATTTGATGCCGTAAAACGCATTAACCTTATTAAAGAAGGTAAGGAAACCATAACCGAAGTGGACAAAAAAGAGCTCTCCAATACCTTTAACAGTTTTGTGTTCGATGTTTTGGGATTGGAGGACCAAAGTGCTTCAGATGGCAACTCCCAAACTATGGAAGGCGTGGTTAACCTGCTGATCGATTTGCGCAATCAAGCCAGGGCCAACAAGGATTTTGAAACTTCGGACAAGATTCGGGATGAACTTACTGCCCTGGGAATACAGCTAAAAGACGGCAAGGATGGCACCACATTCAGCATCAATTAG
- the yidD gene encoding membrane protein insertion efficiency factor YidD — protein MAPHSASISLRKIAIAPFVFLVRVYQVLISPLTLATCRYQPTCSQYTLEALKKHGLFKGGWLSLKRIFSCHPWGGKGHDPVP, from the coding sequence ATGGCACCACATTCAGCATCAATTAGTCTACGGAAGATTGCAATAGCTCCCTTTGTGTTCCTGGTCAGGGTCTACCAGGTATTGATTTCCCCCTTGACCCTAGCTACATGCAGATACCAGCCCACCTGTTCCCAGTACACTTTAGAGGCTTTAAAAAAACACGGCCTTTTTAAAGGCGGGTGGCTTTCTTTAAAACGTATTTTTAGCTGCCATCCCTGGGGAGGAAAAGGACATGACCCCGTGCCTTGA
- the folE gene encoding GTP cyclohydrolase I FolE, translating to MKLEQTLEEQFEDRGNDHVGSAQDTPLRQDAFVLEDAEKIKRIEGNVREILLTLGLDLDDDSLKGTPKRVAKMFVKEIFGGLHPDRRPKSSTFENKYKYGQMLVEKNITLYSTCEHHLLPIVGKAHVAYISNGTVVGLSKMNRIVDYYAKRPQVQERLNIQIVKELQKVLGTEDVACLIDAKHLCVNSRGIRDIESSTVTAEYGGKFKDEAVRKEFLEYVNLDTEF from the coding sequence ATGAAATTGGAACAGACTTTGGAAGAACAGTTTGAGGATCGGGGCAACGACCATGTTGGCTCTGCTCAAGACACCCCTTTACGTCAGGACGCTTTTGTATTGGAAGATGCTGAAAAGATAAAGCGCATTGAAGGGAATGTCCGTGAAATACTATTGACCTTAGGGTTGGACCTTGACGATGACAGCCTAAAAGGCACCCCCAAAAGGGTGGCAAAAATGTTCGTTAAGGAAATTTTTGGAGGTTTACATCCCGATAGGAGGCCGAAATCCTCAACCTTTGAAAACAAGTACAAGTATGGGCAGATGTTGGTTGAAAAGAACATTACCCTTTACTCTACCTGTGAACACCACTTATTGCCCATCGTGGGAAAAGCCCATGTTGCTTATATCTCCAACGGAACGGTCGTTGGCCTCTCAAAAATGAACCGTATTGTTGATTACTATGCCAAGAGGCCACAGGTCCAGGAACGCTTGAACATCCAGATTGTCAAAGAGCTTCAAAAGGTTTTGGGGACCGAGGACGTAGCTTGCTTGATTGATGCAAAACATCTTTGCGTAAATTCAAGGGGAATCCGGGATATTGAAAGTAGTACCGTTACCGCGGAATATGGAGGAAAGTTCAAGGATGAGGCCGTTAGAAAGGAGTTTTTGGAATACGTCAACTTAGATACCGAGTTTTAA
- a CDS encoding OmpP1/FadL family transporter, translating into MRRLSILIMGVVCLGANAQGINDVLRYSIQEGQGTARFQALGGAFGALGGDLSALNVNPAGSSVFNYSQFTATGSNYNRNNDALYGSSTVTTELNSQQLNQVGGVFVFKSPNSPWKKIALAINYDLVENFDNEFIATGNSTEGIDNYFLEFAQDVPFRNLLLNQNEFLEEAYLRVGAEQGFGNQQAFLGYFGGIINPVDEADESGTAYLSNASYDNVNQTYSQTVNGHNSKFTLNFSGQYQESLYIGASVNFHSLLYERLTRLDESGFNADSPVQFAAFDNFLRTEGEGFSFSVGAIAKLNESIRIGGSYQSPTWYRLRDDTAQRINSNLADDDINFIDFNIVNLFEDYRIQTPGKVTGSAAIVFGKDGLLSFDYGYQDFSQAELRPNSDPVFADQNQLIASQLGVVNSYRFGGEYRIERLSLRGGYRIEESPYEDSDVIGDLEGFSAGIGYDFGGSRLDLAYARTEQDVNELFFDSGATNNALVNRTNSNIILSFTLKF; encoded by the coding sequence ATGAGAAGATTATCCATACTCATAATGGGAGTTGTATGCCTAGGTGCAAACGCCCAAGGCATTAATGATGTACTTCGGTACAGCATTCAAGAAGGCCAAGGGACGGCAAGATTTCAAGCGTTGGGGGGAGCCTTCGGAGCGTTGGGGGGAGACCTATCCGCCCTTAATGTAAATCCGGCAGGATCATCCGTTTTCAATTACAGCCAATTCACGGCTACCGGCTCCAATTACAACAGGAACAATGATGCCCTGTATGGAAGCAGTACCGTGACTACCGAACTGAATTCACAGCAATTGAACCAAGTTGGTGGGGTATTTGTCTTTAAGTCCCCCAATTCGCCATGGAAAAAAATTGCCCTGGCCATAAATTATGATTTGGTCGAAAACTTCGATAACGAGTTTATTGCCACAGGAAATTCAACGGAAGGGATAGACAATTATTTTTTGGAGTTCGCCCAAGATGTGCCCTTTAGAAACCTGCTTTTGAACCAAAACGAATTCCTGGAGGAAGCCTATCTTAGGGTTGGTGCCGAACAGGGATTCGGAAATCAACAAGCGTTTCTGGGATATTTTGGCGGAATCATAAACCCCGTGGACGAAGCCGATGAAAGTGGAACTGCGTATTTGTCCAATGCATCGTATGATAACGTGAACCAAACCTACAGTCAAACCGTCAATGGCCATAACAGTAAATTTACCCTGAACTTCTCTGGACAATACCAGGAAAGCTTATATATTGGGGCCTCCGTAAATTTTCACTCGCTTTTGTATGAGCGGTTGACCAGATTGGACGAAAGTGGATTCAATGCGGATTCCCCCGTTCAATTTGCCGCTTTTGACAACTTTTTACGTACCGAAGGGGAAGGGTTTTCCTTTAGCGTAGGGGCCATTGCCAAACTCAACGAAAGTATACGGATTGGCGGAAGTTACCAATCGCCCACATGGTATAGGTTACGGGACGATACGGCCCAACGGATCAATTCCAATTTAGCTGACGATGATATTAATTTCATTGATTTCAATATCGTTAACCTCTTTGAGGACTATCGCATTCAAACCCCTGGAAAAGTGACCGGTAGTGCGGCAATCGTCTTTGGTAAGGACGGACTGCTCAGCTTCGACTATGGCTATCAGGATTTTTCCCAAGCAGAATTGCGGCCCAACTCCGATCCTGTTTTTGCCGATCAAAATCAACTGATTGCCAGCCAACTGGGCGTTGTGAACTCCTATCGATTTGGTGGTGAGTACAGAATTGAACGACTTAGCCTACGGGGAGGGTACCGTATAGAGGAAAGTCCGTATGAAGATTCCGATGTCATTGGGGATTTGGAAGGGTTTTCCGCAGGGATTGGCTATGATTTTGGAGGCAGCCGATTGGATTTGGCCTATGCCAGAACGGAGCAGGACGTCAATGAACTCTTTTTCGATTCGGGAGCAACCAATAATGCCCTGGTCAATCGAACAAATTCCAATATCATCTTGTCCTTCACCTTAAAATTTTAG